Proteins encoded together in one Thermococcus barophilus MP window:
- a CDS encoding 30S ribosomal protein S8e → MAIWQGRSLKKPSGGRIVLARKKRKRELGREPAFTRVGEYREERKIIRTFGGNRKVRLVQALYANVFDGGKGKKVKILGVVENPANRQYVRRNIITKGAIIQTEIGKAIVTSRPGQDGVINAVLIKEEKSA, encoded by the coding sequence ATGGCAATCTGGCAAGGAAGATCACTCAAAAAGCCTTCAGGTGGAAGAATTGTCCTCGCAAGAAAGAAGAGAAAGAGGGAGCTTGGAAGAGAGCCAGCTTTCACCAGAGTTGGTGAATACAGAGAGGAGAGAAAGATCATCAGGACATTTGGTGGAAACAGAAAGGTAAGACTTGTCCAGGCACTCTATGCAAACGTCTTTGATGGAGGAAAGGGCAAAAAGGTAAAGATACTCGGTGTCGTCGAGAACCCAGCAAACAGGCAATACGTTAGAAGAAACATCATCACAAAGGGCGCAATCATTCAGACTGAGATTGGAAAGGCAATCGTTACCTCAAGACCGGGGCAAGATGGTGTCATTAACGCTGTTTTGATAAAAGAAGAAAAGAGCGCCTGA
- the glmU gene encoding bifunctional sugar-1-phosphate nucleotidylyltransferase/acetyltransferase gives MKGVVLAAGKGERLKPLTDDRPKVLLKVANRAIIEYVLENLYPFVDEFIIIVRYQKEKLIEFLGDEYNGKPITYVEQTEGEGTARAIYSAKEYIEGESFLAVNGDIYFEREAVKALLHAFRKANAALLVKEFEDLSHFGKVEVEGEYVKEIKEKPGNVRGYANLGIYLFKPDVFEFIEKTPLSKRGEYEITDTINLMIKSGKKVAYAVYDGYWNDIGRPWDLLNLNEYILKNHLKHEIRGTVEEGATIIPPVEIGEGTVVKSGAYIVGPVKIGKNCKIGPNCFIRPYTSIGNHCHIGNAVEIKNSIIMDHSNAPHLNYVGDSIIGENTNLGAGTITANLRHDNKTIKVEVKGKLEDSGRRKLGAIIGHNVKVGINVSIYPGRKIGSNSFVGPGVIVDKNIPPNSLVIVKQQKEIHER, from the coding sequence TTGAAAGGTGTGGTACTTGCAGCTGGAAAGGGAGAAAGACTAAAGCCTTTAACCGATGACAGACCTAAAGTCCTGCTGAAAGTTGCAAACAGGGCAATTATAGAGTACGTTCTCGAGAATCTGTATCCTTTCGTTGACGAATTCATAATCATCGTCAGATACCAGAAAGAGAAGCTGATTGAGTTTTTAGGGGATGAATATAATGGTAAACCAATCACTTACGTGGAGCAGACTGAGGGCGAAGGCACTGCGAGGGCAATATATTCTGCAAAGGAATATATTGAGGGTGAATCCTTTTTGGCGGTAAATGGGGATATCTACTTTGAGAGAGAGGCAGTGAAAGCTCTTCTTCATGCATTTAGGAAAGCAAATGCTGCTCTTTTGGTTAAGGAGTTTGAAGATTTGAGCCATTTTGGAAAAGTAGAGGTTGAAGGGGAATACGTGAAAGAAATCAAAGAAAAGCCGGGAAACGTTAGGGGATATGCAAATCTGGGAATCTATTTATTCAAGCCAGATGTCTTTGAATTCATTGAAAAAACTCCACTGAGCAAGCGCGGTGAGTACGAAATAACAGACACGATTAACCTTATGATAAAATCAGGCAAAAAAGTTGCCTATGCAGTTTACGATGGCTATTGGAACGACATCGGAAGACCTTGGGATCTGCTCAATTTGAACGAGTACATCCTCAAGAATCACTTAAAGCATGAGATCAGAGGAACTGTGGAAGAGGGAGCAACGATAATACCACCAGTTGAGATTGGAGAAGGAACAGTTGTTAAAAGCGGTGCATATATCGTTGGTCCGGTAAAAATTGGAAAGAACTGCAAAATCGGCCCTAACTGTTTTATAAGACCGTATACGAGCATCGGCAACCATTGTCACATTGGAAATGCAGTTGAGATTAAAAACTCAATAATAATGGACCACAGCAATGCCCCCCATTTAAACTACGTGGGTGACTCAATCATTGGGGAGAATACAAACTTAGGGGCTGGAACCATAACAGCCAATCTAAGGCACGATAATAAAACGATAAAAGTTGAAGTAAAAGGCAAGCTTGAAGACAGCGGAAGAAGAAAATTGGGAGCGATTATTGGGCACAACGTCAAGGTCGGAATAAATGTTTCAATATACCCTGGAAGGAAGATTGGTAGCAACTCATTTGTTGGGCCTGGAGTAATAGTTGATAAAAATATTCCTCCAAACAGCTTGGTTATTGTTAAGCAGCAAAAGGAAATACATGAAAGGTGA
- a CDS encoding CBS domain-containing protein, producing MVGILVEEVMTDKFAKIDVNAPLSEAIGIFEKEDPDLILVFDRSTYKGVVTQDLIIKSHLKWDPTKAKVKDVYKPAPVIKPRDDLSHAAKLMIETDLRSLPVGEDKTNIFGVISDLAILDRVIKEEFGKRKVKEFMTTDVITLKPDDTVAKALATMRDHAISRIPIVNEEGKLEGLVTLHDLIIRFIKPRFKAQYGELVGEKIPPFSTQLREVMIRGVITILPDATIREAVATMIDNRIDGLVVVNEENKVVGILTVKDLLLPISRMVEKEAKFYLQLGGDAHILSDFTRERIISDIKKFVDGYADVLGDEGIIYLYIRRFNEKFRGVHLYQARMRVVTDRGVFVATGETWGAIQAVHDALRAIERQILQKVELQRDLRYAKRFLDKLELWR from the coding sequence GTGGTCGGAATTCTTGTAGAAGAAGTTATGACAGACAAATTTGCAAAAATTGATGTGAATGCACCACTTTCTGAAGCAATTGGAATCTTTGAAAAAGAAGATCCAGATTTAATTCTTGTGTTTGATAGGAGCACATACAAAGGTGTTGTCACTCAGGATTTAATAATTAAATCCCACCTTAAGTGGGATCCAACCAAGGCAAAGGTAAAGGATGTTTACAAACCTGCTCCTGTTATCAAGCCCCGTGATGATCTCAGCCATGCTGCAAAGCTCATGATTGAGACTGATTTGAGATCACTGCCTGTTGGAGAAGATAAAACAAACATTTTTGGTGTAATTAGTGATCTGGCTATTTTAGATAGAGTAATCAAGGAGGAATTTGGAAAGAGGAAAGTTAAGGAGTTCATGACAACAGATGTCATTACTCTTAAACCAGATGATACAGTGGCAAAGGCACTTGCAACAATGAGAGACCATGCAATTTCGAGAATTCCAATTGTAAACGAAGAGGGCAAGCTTGAAGGTCTTGTGACACTCCATGACTTAATAATCCGTTTCATAAAACCAAGATTCAAGGCACAATATGGGGAGCTTGTGGGTGAAAAGATACCCCCCTTCTCAACCCAGCTGAGAGAAGTCATGATCAGAGGAGTTATAACAATACTTCCAGATGCAACAATAAGGGAAGCAGTTGCCACCATGATTGACAACCGCATTGACGGTTTGGTTGTTGTTAATGAAGAAAACAAGGTCGTTGGTATCCTAACAGTTAAAGATTTGCTGCTCCCAATCTCCAGGATGGTGGAGAAAGAAGCCAAGTTCTACCTTCAGCTCGGAGGAGATGCGCACATACTGAGCGACTTTACCAGAGAGAGGATCATAAGCGACATAAAGAAATTCGTCGATGGATACGCTGATGTTCTTGGTGATGAAGGAATAATCTACCTGTACATCAGAAGGTTCAATGAGAAGTTCAGGGGGGTACACCTGTATCAAGCCAGGATGAGGGTTGTAACAGATAGAGGGGTTTTTGTGGCAACAGGTGAAACGTGGGGAGCTATTCAAGCAGTCCATGACGCACTCAGAGCCATTGAACGACAGATTCTCCAAAAAGTAGAGCTTCAGAGGGACTTGAGATATGCAAAGAGATTCCTTGATAAGCTTGAACTCTGGCGCTGA
- a CDS encoding MBL fold metallo-hydrolase — MRITILFENHSGFKKGLFGGHGFSALVEHKRYKILVDTGVDGEILLRNMEALGIKPADIDYLFLTHGHYDHTEGLKALLGARRGKKLTIIAHPDIFAKRVALKPHLRDISLPFKREELEELGAEFILTRSPIQIVEGIYSSGEIERTTWDRTVGYRIESGKLVKDDVKDDIALILDLGDSVAVITGCGHSGVINIAMHSQKVMNKSIRALIGGFHLIGAKPELLEEITEKLKELKVEKIYAGHCTGFEAMGFFMTEFGRAFEPLYVGKVIELG, encoded by the coding sequence ATGAGAATTACAATCCTCTTTGAAAACCACAGTGGATTTAAGAAAGGTCTTTTTGGAGGACATGGCTTTTCCGCTTTAGTGGAGCACAAAAGATACAAGATATTAGTTGATACGGGAGTTGATGGAGAAATTTTGTTGAGGAACATGGAGGCATTGGGAATTAAACCTGCAGATATCGATTATCTCTTCTTGACTCATGGGCATTACGATCACACAGAGGGCTTAAAAGCTCTTCTTGGAGCAAGGAGAGGAAAGAAGCTGACAATCATCGCTCACCCAGACATATTTGCTAAAAGAGTTGCATTAAAGCCGCATTTGAGAGATATAAGTCTGCCGTTTAAGAGAGAAGAGCTTGAAGAGTTGGGAGCAGAGTTCATATTGACCAGAAGCCCCATCCAGATTGTTGAGGGCATCTATTCAAGCGGAGAAATTGAAAGGACTACATGGGACAGAACCGTTGGATACAGAATTGAGAGCGGAAAGCTCGTGAAAGATGATGTAAAGGATGACATAGCTCTAATTCTTGACTTAGGTGATAGTGTAGCAGTAATAACTGGCTGTGGACACAGCGGAGTAATCAACATAGCCATGCACTCACAAAAAGTCATGAACAAGTCAATCAGAGCTCTCATCGGCGGATTTCACTTAATCGGTGCAAAGCCTGAGCTCTTGGAAGAAATCACTGAGAAACTGAAGGAGCTAAAAGTTGAGAAGATTTATGCTGGCCATTGCACGGGATTTGAAGCAATGGGATTTTTCATGACTGAATTTGGAAGAGCCTTTGAGCCGCTTTACGTAGGCAAAGTTATCGAGCTGGGATAA
- a CDS encoding DUF835 domain-containing protein has translation METASIIGILNFISRWILFLVVTYRFIKTREKGWALLMFAFFINALDIESYILDPLGIQIKEEVYEIAGMIPNFLISLLIMWGVIHLKSKRAEIRHVIGMGVYVSLVYLWLFFAATPFFDELPFAIRALPSSLAFGVSLIYLGIMLRRYIVRKKTLEELFPWGLILLGALNLMYPLIREMPRFVNAAFLLAGVFRVISAIGAVKFAFYPIMPPQKKREKILPKEIYLFTDSKEVEYMFPTLFLENNVIIITRKDPRTFQLGNDFIIYWITRVGEGNIEEDPRIFAISPTKIDILVDLVARGLKQGYNVVYVDAFEYLMLENGFKAAFKFLLSLKDHVISKNGTLILVVKLDALEEKERKLIEREFSKF, from the coding sequence TTGGAAACAGCTTCAATAATTGGGATTCTCAATTTTATATCCCGATGGATACTCTTCTTGGTTGTCACATATAGGTTCATCAAGACAAGAGAAAAAGGTTGGGCACTACTCATGTTTGCATTTTTTATAAATGCTTTGGATATTGAAAGCTATATATTAGATCCACTTGGAATACAGATAAAAGAAGAAGTGTATGAAATAGCCGGCATGATTCCAAATTTTCTGATATCACTGCTCATAATGTGGGGTGTAATACACCTCAAAAGCAAACGTGCAGAGATTAGACACGTAATTGGCATGGGAGTATATGTATCCCTCGTCTATCTATGGTTGTTCTTTGCAGCAACGCCTTTTTTTGATGAGTTGCCTTTTGCTATAAGAGCCCTCCCTTCATCCCTTGCATTTGGAGTATCTTTGATATACCTTGGTATTATGCTCAGAAGGTATATTGTCAGGAAGAAGACACTCGAAGAGCTTTTTCCATGGGGGTTGATACTCCTCGGTGCACTTAATTTAATGTATCCTCTCATAAGAGAAATGCCAAGATTCGTCAATGCAGCATTTCTTTTAGCAGGTGTTTTTAGAGTAATTTCCGCGATTGGTGCGGTTAAATTTGCTTTTTATCCAATAATGCCACCTCAGAAAAAAAGAGAGAAAATACTTCCAAAAGAAATTTACTTGTTCACCGATAGCAAAGAGGTCGAGTATATGTTCCCCACACTATTTCTTGAGAATAACGTTATTATAATTACAAGAAAGGATCCACGAACGTTTCAGTTAGGAAACGACTTCATTATATATTGGATAACCAGAGTTGGAGAAGGAAACATCGAGGAAGATCCAAGAATTTTTGCCATTTCCCCAACAAAAATAGATATTCTTGTGGATCTTGTTGCAAGAGGATTAAAGCAAGGGTATAACGTAGTCTACGTTGACGCTTTTGAATATCTCATGCTTGAAAACGGATTTAAGGCGGCTTTCAAGTTTTTACTGAGCCTTAAAGATCATGTTATCTCTAAAAATGGGACATTAATTCTTGTCGTGAAACTGGATGCGCTGGAAGAAAAAGAGAGAAAACTTATTGAAAGAGAGTTTTCAAAGTTCTGA
- the pyrG gene encoding glutamine hydrolyzing CTP synthase — MTKFIFVTGGVVSGLGKGITSASIGLLMKARGFKTTNIKIDPYLNYDAGTMNPYQHGEVFVLDDGGEVDLDLGNYERFLDTNLTFDHNITTGKVYSAVIEKERRGDYLGATVQVIPHITNEIKERIRRIARDHDVVIIEIGGTVGDIESMPFLEAARQMQLEEGRENVAFVHVTYVPKLKVVGEQKTKPTQHSVKELRSLGIQPDAIVARSEDPLEDSARKKISLFTNVPEEAVISAYDVEDTYEVPLLLEREGLGKYLVKRLGLENREPELKAWEKMVAKYKSLKDSIEIAIVGKYVKLKDSYLSIIEALKHSSVANEVKVKIRWIEAEDVEKYGVGLLEGVDGIIVPGGFGARGTEGKMMAIRYARENDIPFLGICFGFQLTVVEFARNVLGLKGAHSTEIDPNTPYPVVDLLPEQRGIDKLGGTMRLGAYPVRIKPNTLAHRVYGTELVYERHRHRWEVNPDYIEEFERAGLIFSGISGDDKRRMEILELPEHRYFIATQFHPEFKSRPMKPAPVFRELVKAAKEKKFGK, encoded by the coding sequence CTATGAACCCTTACCAGCATGGTGAAGTCTTTGTTCTTGATGATGGTGGAGAAGTGGACTTGGATTTGGGCAATTATGAGCGCTTTTTAGATACCAATCTTACATTTGACCACAACATAACGACAGGAAAAGTTTATTCTGCAGTAATTGAAAAGGAGAGACGAGGGGATTATTTGGGTGCAACAGTTCAAGTAATTCCACACATCACGAATGAAATAAAGGAAAGAATAAGGAGAATAGCCAGAGATCATGATGTTGTCATTATTGAGATTGGTGGAACCGTCGGTGATATCGAGAGCATGCCCTTCCTTGAGGCGGCAAGGCAGATGCAGCTTGAGGAAGGAAGAGAGAACGTTGCATTCGTGCATGTAACTTATGTTCCAAAGCTTAAAGTTGTTGGCGAGCAGAAGACAAAGCCAACCCAGCACAGCGTTAAAGAGCTTAGAAGCTTGGGAATTCAGCCCGATGCCATTGTTGCGAGGAGTGAGGACCCTCTCGAAGATTCTGCAAGAAAAAAGATTAGCCTCTTCACAAACGTTCCAGAGGAGGCTGTGATAAGTGCCTATGACGTTGAAGACACTTATGAGGTTCCACTTTTACTTGAAAGAGAGGGACTCGGAAAATACCTCGTTAAAAGGCTTGGTCTTGAAAATAGAGAGCCTGAATTGAAAGCCTGGGAAAAAATGGTTGCTAAATACAAGAGCCTCAAGGATTCCATTGAAATAGCAATAGTCGGAAAATACGTGAAGCTCAAGGACTCTTATCTTAGCATAATCGAGGCATTGAAGCATTCAAGTGTTGCAAATGAAGTAAAGGTAAAAATCAGGTGGATTGAAGCAGAGGACGTTGAGAAATATGGTGTTGGTCTGCTTGAAGGTGTTGACGGCATAATAGTTCCGGGAGGCTTTGGTGCGAGGGGGACTGAAGGCAAGATGATGGCAATCAGATATGCAAGGGAAAATGACATTCCGTTCTTGGGGATATGCTTTGGATTCCAGCTGACTGTTGTGGAGTTTGCAAGAAATGTTTTGGGGCTTAAAGGTGCACATTCGACGGAGATTGATCCAAACACTCCATATCCAGTTGTTGATTTGCTACCTGAGCAGAGAGGTATTGACAAGCTTGGGGGAACAATGCGTTTGGGAGCGTACCCCGTAAGAATTAAGCCAAATACGTTAGCCCACAGAGTATATGGAACAGAGCTTGTGTATGAGAGACACAGGCACAGGTGGGAAGTCAATCCTGACTACATTGAGGAGTTTGAGAGAGCCGGTTTAATTTTCAGCGGAATATCTGGAGATGACAAGAGGAGAATGGAGATACTTGAATTGCCAGAGCACAGGTACTTCATTGCAACACAGTTCCATCCAGAGTTCAAGTCAAGACCCATGAAGCCAGCCCCAGTGTTCAGGGAGCTGGTAAAAGCGGCAAAAGAAAAGAAATTTGGTAAATGA
- a CDS encoding DUF512 domain-containing protein, whose product MYELTEDYKLRKITKFELDMVDERDDLLIIPPSSKAGPCGNDCVFCYLTQNPPQMIYRVAKHDTLNDPELERRVAYAREHYDLWIRVTDTSANVRFDENRIESLYNAGLDEIQISLHTTKKDVRIKLMHNRNAGKVIDLIPKIVEHFRMIADIILTPGYNVSDIGKILDDLDSFGVHEVRLFPVGVTRFSKTRALTREELLFVKSVALEKQKDLGIEIVIPPIFQALLGEFTTGLEPFDIEMNIPTYILTGELAYPEMKRLFPKLNVVMVRNEVFGGNIGTAGLLTGYDVLRAIKQLPEVDLGILLLPEVMFHGDITLDGWKREELFNRILIEKGYIVETALEPQEIPKILERF is encoded by the coding sequence ATGTATGAACTGACAGAGGACTACAAACTCAGAAAAATCACAAAATTTGAGCTGGATATGGTTGATGAGCGAGATGATTTGCTGATCATTCCCCCTTCATCTAAAGCCGGCCCCTGTGGAAATGACTGCGTATTCTGTTATCTTACTCAAAATCCTCCCCAGATGATTTATCGAGTTGCCAAGCATGACACTTTAAATGACCCCGAGCTGGAAAGGAGAGTTGCCTATGCAAGAGAACACTATGATTTGTGGATTCGCGTTACAGATACATCAGCAAATGTTCGATTTGATGAAAATCGCATAGAATCACTCTACAATGCTGGCTTGGATGAGATTCAGATTTCCCTTCACACCACTAAAAAGGATGTCAGGATAAAGCTCATGCACAACAGAAATGCTGGAAAAGTTATTGATTTAATTCCAAAAATTGTAGAACACTTTAGAATGATTGCCGATATAATTCTAACTCCTGGATACAACGTCAGTGATATTGGGAAAATTTTGGATGACTTGGACAGTTTTGGAGTTCATGAAGTCAGACTCTTTCCGGTTGGGGTTACAAGATTTTCAAAAACGAGGGCACTGACAAGAGAGGAGCTTCTCTTTGTGAAAAGCGTTGCATTGGAGAAGCAAAAAGACCTGGGTATTGAAATAGTGATTCCTCCAATTTTCCAAGCTCTTTTAGGAGAGTTCACAACTGGCTTGGAGCCCTTTGACATTGAAATGAATATTCCAACGTATATCTTAACGGGCGAGCTTGCATATCCGGAGATGAAGCGCCTATTCCCAAAGCTCAACGTTGTCATGGTTAGGAATGAGGTATTTGGTGGGAATATTGGCACAGCGGGACTTTTGACGGGATACGATGTATTGAGGGCTATTAAACAGCTACCGGAGGTGGATTTAGGCATTCTCCTTCTCCCGGAGGTCATGTTTCATGGTGATATAACTTTAGACGGCTGGAAGAGGGAAGAGCTCTTTAACAGAATCCTGATTGAAAAAGGCTACATCGTTGAGACTGCGCTTGAGCCTCAGGAGATCCCAAAGATTTTGGAGAGATTCTAA
- a CDS encoding undecaprenyl-diphosphate phosphatase, which produces MNYIEAVIMGILQGFTEWLPISSSGQVMLAMMNFFGISPEKAYSYALLLHFGTLFAVLFKFRYELGRILMNLVTLRWGEEETFLFYSTLFTAVIGLPLYRAFKTIVTSLNAEAVNGIVGFALILTGVILAKSREKPKDEFGQIVRKKRKKEVTIVEAMVAGIAQGIAVLPGISRSGMTIGALLLLGVDQKKAVRLSFLMAVPAIFGALFLELQAVSEPITVSLVAVLSAFIVSLLTLEGMLKLAERLNFSKFCIVFGSIAVVVSIMGVLI; this is translated from the coding sequence ATGAATTACATCGAAGCGGTTATAATGGGTATATTGCAGGGATTTACCGAATGGTTGCCGATAAGCAGCTCGGGGCAGGTCATGCTGGCGATGATGAACTTTTTTGGGATTTCTCCTGAAAAAGCTTACTCCTATGCTCTGCTCCTTCATTTTGGAACACTCTTTGCAGTACTGTTTAAATTCAGGTATGAACTGGGGAGAATTCTGATGAATCTTGTGACATTGAGATGGGGCGAGGAGGAGACGTTTCTTTTTTATTCAACACTTTTCACCGCAGTTATTGGACTTCCACTTTATAGGGCATTCAAGACAATTGTCACATCACTAAATGCTGAGGCTGTGAACGGAATAGTAGGCTTTGCTTTGATACTAACTGGGGTCATCTTGGCTAAGAGCAGGGAAAAACCCAAAGACGAATTTGGGCAAATTGTTAGAAAGAAGAGAAAAAAGGAAGTTACGATTGTGGAAGCTATGGTTGCAGGTATCGCCCAAGGTATTGCTGTTTTGCCAGGAATTTCACGTTCAGGAATGACTATTGGAGCGTTGCTTTTGCTTGGGGTTGATCAGAAAAAAGCTGTGAGACTTAGCTTCTTGATGGCAGTTCCGGCGATCTTTGGTGCCCTATTCTTGGAGCTTCAAGCTGTAAGTGAGCCCATCACAGTGTCCTTAGTTGCCGTGCTTAGTGCGTTTATTGTAAGCCTGCTGACACTTGAGGGGATGCTTAAATTAGCAGAAAGGTTAAATTTCTCCAAGTTCTGTATAGTATTTGGTAGCATAGCGGTGGTTGTCTCGATAATGGGGGTGTTAATTTGA
- a CDS encoding NOG1 family protein — MKNPFEKMPTILLADELIDKAFRRAEKAASSFTPRGNKISKARQREELRIRTVSNVIRDNLRKILDRTPGVSTLPPFYQELVDTLVDRKMFHKALASVNWAIKTIRTLEERYVEKVRYSRDPNEIAQLRRQFYGRVASVIKDIADNLEYLNKARDVLKDLPVIDLSLPTIVIAGHPNVGKSTLLRQLTNAKPEVASYPFTTKGINVGQFEEHWLKYQVIDTPGLLDRPLSERNEIERQAILALKHLGKVIIYIFDPSEYCGFPLEEQMHLFEEIYEEFKEFPFIVVLNKVDVADEEKIRKAEEFLRAKGIEPIRIVAKEGLGVDEVKKKILEILKPELEEEISRVS; from the coding sequence ATGAAAAACCCATTTGAAAAAATGCCAACCATTCTTTTAGCTGATGAGCTTATTGATAAAGCCTTTAGGAGAGCTGAGAAAGCAGCTTCATCCTTCACTCCGCGAGGGAATAAAATAAGCAAAGCGAGACAGAGGGAAGAGCTTAGAATAAGAACAGTTTCAAACGTCATTAGGGATAATTTAAGGAAAATCCTTGACAGAACGCCTGGTGTCTCAACCCTGCCCCCATTCTATCAGGAGTTAGTCGATACACTCGTTGATAGGAAGATGTTCCATAAGGCTTTAGCCTCTGTGAATTGGGCGATAAAGACAATAAGAACGCTTGAAGAGAGATATGTGGAAAAGGTTAGATACTCAAGAGACCCAAATGAGATTGCTCAGCTTAGAAGGCAGTTTTACGGAAGGGTTGCAAGCGTCATTAAAGATATAGCAGACAACTTAGAGTATCTCAACAAGGCGAGAGATGTTTTGAAAGATTTGCCAGTCATTGACCTCAGCCTGCCAACCATTGTCATAGCTGGACATCCAAACGTCGGGAAGTCAACTCTTCTCAGGCAGCTCACAAATGCGAAGCCAGAAGTTGCAAGTTATCCCTTCACAACCAAGGGAATTAACGTTGGGCAGTTTGAGGAGCACTGGCTCAAGTATCAGGTGATAGACACTCCCGGTTTGCTTGACAGACCTCTGAGTGAGCGCAATGAAATAGAAAGGCAGGCAATTTTAGCACTAAAGCACCTTGGAAAAGTGATAATTTACATCTTTGACCCATCAGAGTACTGCGGATTCCCACTTGAAGAGCAGATGCATCTCTTTGAAGAGATTTATGAGGAGTTCAAAGAGTTTCCATTCATAGTCGTTTTGAATAAAGTTGATGTGGCTGATGAAGAAAAGATAAGGAAAGCGGAAGAGTTCTTGAGAGCGAAAGGGATAGAACCCATAAGAATTGTGGCTAAAGAGGGGCTTGGAGTCGATGAAGTTAAAAAGAAAATACTGGAAATCCTAAAACCAGAGCTGGAGGAAGAAATTTCCAGAGTAAGTTAA